The Tachypleus tridentatus isolate NWPU-2018 chromosome 5, ASM421037v1, whole genome shotgun sequence genome includes a window with the following:
- the LOC143250396 gene encoding uncharacterized protein LOC143250396 produces the protein MTLFKVLILVFSIASCQAGFIHQDPIRYEESFKPYDFGYKVSDGFGTTLDRQENSDGSGTVTGYYGYTDPNGVYRHVQYRADAGGFSADVNTNEPGTANQNPADVNIHSEDPPDTIVQQTLAPSLLHPVPSVTGLYGGGYPTIGVSSFAGGSLGSYYTDGRHTVGGSARGFIGGRHVGGGSLGGFVGSRHAVGSSAGGFAVGGRHALGGSAGGIAVGGRHAGAGSAGGFAVGGRHVGGGSLGGFVGSRHAVGSSAGGFAVGGRHALGGSAGGIAVGGRHAGAGSAGGFAVGGRHAADGSAGGFAVGSRHAVGGSAGGFVGGRQVGGSSVGGFAVGGLHASVGSAGGIAVGGRHVVGGSAGGFAVGGRHAAGGSAGGFAVGGTPGGFAVGGGHAVGGSSTKRFAVGGRHAAGGSAGGFAVGGRHAAGGSAGGFAVGGRHAAGGSAGGFVVGGRHAAGGSAGGFAVGGRHAAGVSAGGFAVGGGSTGGFTVGGGSAGGLVGGHLDSDFTLSRPVIPIGGSFGRVFIIGDVDDNLLPSHQGPYITYRSPEHKLAYAFPGTVNVVSSGKTDDHHY, from the exons ATGACGTTGTTTAAG gtttTGATTCTTGTGTTTAGTATAGCTTCCTGTCAAGCTGGATTCATACATCAGGATCCTATTCGTTACGAA GAATCATTCAAGCCTTACGACTTCGGTTATAAGGTCTCAGATGGATTCGGGACAACATTGGATCGTCAGGAAAATAGTGACGGATCAGGCACTGTGACAGGATATTATGGTTATACTGATCCCAACGGGGTTTACCGACACGTGCAATACCGTGCTGATGCAGGTGGTTTCAGTGCTGATGTTAACACTAACGAACCTGGAACGGCCAATCAGAATCCTGCAGATGTGAATATCCACAGTGAAGATCCCCCAGACACTATTGTACAACAAACCCTAGCCCCTTCTCTTCTGCACCCTGTTCCAAGCGTAACTGGTCTTTATGGCGGTGGATATCCTACGATAGGTGTCTCTAGTTTTGCTGGCGGTAGTCTaggtagttactacacagatggTCGTCACACCGTTGGTGGCTCAGCAAGAGGTTTTATTGGTGGTCGTCACGTTGGTGGTGGTTCACTAGGAGGTTTTGTTGGTAGTCGTCACGCTGTTGGTAGTTCAGCAGGAGGTTTTGCTGTTGGTGGTCGTCACGCTCTTGGTGGTTCAGCTGGAGGTATTGCTGTTGGTGGTCGACACGCTGGTGCTGGTTCAGCTGGAGGTTTTGCTGTTGGTGGTCGTCACGTTGGTGGTGGTTCACTAGGAGGTTTTGTTGGTAGTCGTCACGCTGTTGGTAGTTCAGCAGGAGGTTTTGCTGTTGGTGGTCGTCACGCTCTTGGTGGTTCAGCTGGAGGTATTGCTGTTGGTGGTCGACACGCTGGTGCTGGTTCAGCTGGAGGTTTTGCTGTTGGTGGTCGTCATGCTGCTGATGGTTCAGCAGGAGGTTTTGCTGTTGGTAGTCGTCACGCTGTTGGTGGTTCAGCAGGAGGTTTTGTTGGTGGTCGTCAAGTTGGTGGTAGTTCAGTAGGAGGTTTTGCTGTTGGTGGTCTTCACGCTAGTGTTGGTTCAGCTGGAGGTATTGCTGTTGGTGGTCGTCACGTTGTTGGTGGTTCAGCAGGAGGTTTTGCTGTTGGTGGTCGTCACGCTGCTGGTGGTTCAGCAGGAGGTTTTGCTGTTGGTGGTACACCTGGAGGTTTTGCTGTAGGTGGTGGTCACGCTGTTGGTGGTAGTTCAACAAAACGATTTGCTGTTGGTGGTCGTCACGCTGCTGGTGGTTCAGCTGGAGGCTTTGCTGTTGGTGGCCGTCATGCTGCTGGTGGTTCAGCTGGAGGCTTTGCTGTTGGTGGCCGTCATGCTGCTGGTGGTTCAGCTGGAGGTTTTGTTGTTGGTGGCCGTCATGCTGCTGGTGGTTCAGCTGGAGGTTTTGCTGTTGGTGGCCGTCATGCTGCTGGTGTTTCAGCTGGAGGATTTGCCGTTGGTGGTGGTTCAACTGGAGGTTTTACTGTTGGTGGTGGTTCAGCAGGTGGTTTGGTTGGTGGTCATCTCGATTCAGACTTTACTCTTAGTCGTCCAGTTATTCCCATTGGTGGCTCATTTGGAAGGGTCTTTATTATCGGAGACGTAGATGATAATTTGCTTCCGAGTCACCAAGGGCCGTACATTACTTACAGATCACCTGAACACAAGCTTGCTTATGCTTTTCCAGGAACTGTAAACGTTGTCTCTTCTGGAAAAACTGATGATCACcattattaa